The stretch of DNA ATGTTGATGACGAAACTTTAAGGAATGCCTTCAAAGACTTCCCATCCTACTTGAGTGGTCATGTTATGTGGGACATGCAAACTGGTAGTTCAAGAGGTTACGGTTTTGTTTCCTTTACTTCTCAAGATGATGCACAAAATGCCATGGACAGCATGCAAGGTCAAGATTTGAATGGTAGACCGCTAAGAATCAACTGGGCTGCTAAGCGtgataacaataacaataataattatCAACAGCGTCGTAACTACGGTAACAACAACCGTGGTGGTTTCCGTCAATATAACagtaacaacaataacaacatGAATATGGGGATGAATATGAACATGAATATGAATATGAACAACAGCAGGGGCATGCCACCAAGTTCAATGGGAATGCCAATTGGCGCCATGCCATTACCATCTCAAGGCCAACCCCAACAATCCCAGACCATTGGTTTACCTCCTCAAGTAAATCCTCAAGCTGTTGACCACATCATTAGAAGTGCCCCACCAAGAGTTACTACTGCCTATATCGGTAATATTCCGCACTTTGCCACTGAAGCTGATTTAATTCCGTTGTTCCAGAACTTCGGTTTTATTTTAGATTTCAAGCACTATCCAGAAAAGGGCTGTTGCTTCATAAAGTATGACACTCATGAACAGGCCGCTGTTTGTATTGTTGCCTTGGCAAACTTCCCATTTCAAGGCAGAAACTTGAGAACCGGTTGGGGTAAGGAAAGATCAAATTTTATGccacagcagcagcaacaggGCGGTCAGCCACTTATAATGAATGACCAACAACAACCGGTTATGTCTgagcaacaacagcaacagcagcaacagcagcaacaacaataaatattatgaagaaaagtggaatgaaacaaaaagaaagaataaagagAGGCAACCTACAAATCCCaagataaaataaaaaaagaacgaCAAGAATCCATTCATTATATTATactatttttaaaaaaaaaattactacGAAAAAGggagagaaaaagaagaagaaactcaATTTACTATTGCtcgaaaaataaaagggCCTATAAACTTActctatttttttagtttttctgTGTCTTATTTCCTTCCTTCGTCACTGTTTAATTTTTAATactattattttcctttaaaaTGTGAAAGTCATTGCTAATAGtgtgataaaaataaagaacgTATTTTCTGAAGgctttctttattatatttcctttttcctttcttaccctattttttttaaacatCCATCCCACTGTATTTTGTCGAGtccatatatataatttttgtttttattttttacaaCTTTTGTTaagtatataaaaatgCTACCTAGCGTTATGGAGACATGTCAGTCTTGAGTCCAGGCACATAAAGGCAACAGCCACTACCACTGCGCACCCGTGACGCTGCTCCAACGTTCTCATTAAGTACGGAACTGTGTTTCGAACAAAAGAATGGCTGTTAAgaccaaaaaaaaggcagCTTAACAGGAACCCGGCTGGTTCCACAGgacttttctttctttagGGAAAGGTTGTGAAAATGACAACCAAAAAGTCGCGACgccaaatatcaaaaaccTAGATGATATTACTTCGTCTGCCAAACACCTCCTTTCCCTCTATCCAGcccttattttttttccaagagCTTCATATGCACGCCCGAATCATTTCGAATCGCGTACGTGGCAGGTTGTGGCTGGCATCTTTCCCAAAAGGAAACGGACCAATACCACGCATCCCCGAGCTCTTGGTCTTTCTTTATCTTGCATAGcccaaaaaataaaatgggGCGGGAAAAAGGGGGCATATCAGAGCATCGGGAACTTCTTTCAATGCAATATATATGGCacatataaaaaattctgGCTTCATTATGTTAGGTGCAGAGATTCCGTTTAGACCAATTGAACGGTAACCAGAAGGTAATCTTAAATatacaaacaaaaaacaagGTCCATAATGACAAAGAATTTCATCGtcactttgaaaaagaacacTCCAGATGTGGAAGCTAAGAAGTTCTTGGATTCAGTTCATCACGCAGGTGGCTCTATTGTACACGAATTCGACATCATTAAAGGGTACACCATCAAGGTACCAGATGTTCTCCACTTGAACAAGTTGAAGGAAAAGCACAATGATGTCATCGAGAACGTCgaagaagacaaagaagTTCATACAAATTGATTCCTGAGATAAACGCAAACACTTTTTTACTCGGAAATTTTCTCTCCCCGATTGTAAATTTATTTCTCGTCTACTATAATAATTCACCAAAAAACAGCAGAGCACGtcctatatatatatatatatatatatatatatatacatatatatatacgaATATATTTATGACAGTCTAAATCGTTGCTCCTGTTCAATTTTAACGCTCTTTTATAACTGCTGTGGCGCCATTTCTTTGGCATCTAAGATGTGTCTCGggactttctttttctggtCATCTTGCTTTCCTTGCCTTGTCATTAACAGAGCTAAACTGTGTTGAGGAAGTGgtcttttaaattttcaaggTCGCGGCCCGTGCATTGCGCGGCTGGATGTCTTTTAGGGGAGCGATGCGCTTGCACAAAAGAATAGCCTTGATTTCCGCTATTAATGGGTATATTCTTCTAACAATTTGAGTTTTTTCTCCacttgtttctttcttctttctcttttccatTCACATTTTGCTTTACTTTTCTGgataatatatatgtgcatatatatatatccatttaaatatatatatatatatatcttttGTCCTCCTCTCCAGTTACTTTTGCGCCAGAaattccttcttcttttcaatcTAATAGAGAAGGGTAGATAGTGTGGTGCAAAAAAAGAGCCTTTTaaaccaaaaataaataaaaaaaaggaatcaCAAAATGTCAGATTCACAACAATCAATCACCGTTCTAGAAGAGCTTTTCCGAAAGTTGGAAACTGCTACTTCAGAAACAAGAGAGGGTATTTCTTCGGAGCTTTCCTCATTTTTAAACGGGAACATCATCGAGCATGACGTTCCcgaagttttttttgatgaatttcaaaaagctATCCAGAGTAAACAAAAGGCGCTCAACACGCTGGGTGCGGTGGCTTACATAGCAAATGAAACTAATCTATCACCTTCTGTTGAACCGTACATAGTTGCGACGGTCCCTTCTGTATGCAGTAAAGCTGGTAGTAAAGATAATGATGTTCAACTTGCGGCAACAAAGGCCCTCAAAGCCATCGCTAGTGCTGTTAACCCGGTTGCCGTTAAAGCACTCTTACCTCATTTGATTCATTCGCTGGAAACTAGCAACAAGTGGAAAGAGAAGGTTGCTGTTCTCGAAGTAATCTCTGTATTGGTAGATGCCGCTAAAGAACAGATTGCCTTAAGAATGCCGGAACTAATTCCCGTTCTTTCGGAATCCATGTGGGACACTAAGAAAGGAGTTAAGGAGGCGGCAACGACAACCATCACAAAGGCAACTGAAACTGTTGATAATAAGGATATTGAGAGATTTATTCCAAAATTAATCGAATGTATTGCAAATCCAAATGAGGTGCCTGAAACCGTTCATCTCTTGGGTGCAACTACTTTTGTAGCCGAAGTAACTCCAGCGACTTTGTCTATTATGGTTCCTTTATTGAGCAGAGGTTTAGCCGAGAGAGAAACCTCTATAAAACGTAAAGCTGCGGTTATTATCGATAATATGTGTAAATTGGTTGAAGACCCGCAAGTTGTTGCTCCATTCTTAGGTAAACTACTACCAGGGCTAAAGAACAATTTTGCTACTATTGCTGATCCTGAAGCGCGTGAAGTTACATTAAAAGCTTTAAAAACCCTGAGACGTGTGGGTAATGTCGGGGAAGATGATGTGTTACCAGAAATATCGCATGCTGGTGATGTTTCCACAACACTGGGCGTCATCAAGGAATTACTGGAACCTGAAAAAGTGGCCCCAAGGTTCACCATTGTGGTTGAGTACATAGCCGCGATTGCCGCAAATCTAATTGATGAAAGGATCATTGATCAGCAAACGTGGTTTACACATGTTACACCTTATATGACTATATTTTTACATGAGAAAACTGCAAAGGAAATACTAGACGATTTCAGGAAAAGGGCAGTAGATAATATTCCAGTTGGACCGAATTTCCAAGACGAAGAGGATGAGGGTGAAGATTTGTGTAATTGTGAATTTTCCTTGGCATATGGTGCCAAAATATTACTAAACAAGACTCAATTGAGGTTGAAGCGAGGTAGGAGATATGGTCTATGTGGTCCTAATGGTGCCGGAAAATCCACTCTAATGCGATCCATTGCTAATGGCCAAGTTGACGGGTTCCCCACTCAGGATGAATGTCGCACTGTTTATGTGGAACACGATATCGATAATACACATTCGGACATGTCCGTTTTAGATTTTGTATATTCCGGCAATGTAGGAACTAAGGATGTTATTACCTCGAAATTAAAGGAGTTTGGGTTCAGCGATGAAATGATAGAAATGCCAATTGCATCCCTATCTGGAGgttggaaaatgaaattagCTTTGGCGAGGGCTGTTCTGAAGGACGCTGACATTCTACTATTGGATGAACCAACAAATCATCTAGACACTGTTAATGTGGAGTGGCTGGTAAATTATTTGAATACTTGCGGAATTACATCGGTGATTGTCTCTCATGATTCTGGTTTTCTGGATAAGGTTTGTCAATACATCATACATTATGAGGGTCTTAAATTAAGAAAGTACAAGGGTAATTTATCAgaatttgttcaaaaatgtCCTACGGCACAATCATACTATGAATTAGGTGCCTCTGACCTTGAATTTCAATTCCCAACTCCTGGTTATCTAGAAGGTGTCAAAACGAAGCAAAAGGCAATTGTTAAAGTAAGTAATATGACTTTTCAATATCCAGGGACAACTAAACCACAAGTCTCAGATGTTACTTTCCAGTGTTCTCTATCCTCAAGGATTGCAGTTATCGGACCTAATGGGGCTGGTAAGTCCACTTTAATTAATGTTCTTACTGGTGAACTGTTACCAACCAGCGGTGAAGTATATACACACGAGAATTGTCGTATAGCGTATATTAAGCAGCACGCTTTTGCACACATTGAATCGCACTTAGACAAAACTCCATCCGAATACATTCAATGGAGGTTCCAAACTGGTGAGGATAGGGAAACAATGGATAGAGCAAATAGGcaaataaatgaaaatgacgCAGAGGCCatgaataaaatatttaaaattGAAGGGACCCCAAGAAGGGTTGCAGGAATCCATTCAAGAAGGAAATTTAAAAACACGTATGAGTACGAATGTTCGTTTTTGTTAGGTGAGAACATTGGTATGAAATCTGAAAGATGGGTTCCAATGATGTCTGTCGACAATGCTTGGCTACCAAGGGGCGAATTGATTGAATCCCATTCTAAAATGGTTGCTGAAATTGATATGAAGGAAGCTTTGGCTTCTGGTCAATTCAGGGCtttaacaagaaaagagatTGAATTACATTGCGCCATGTTGGGGTTGGATTCAGAATTAGTCTCACATTCAAGAATTAGAGGTTTATCGGGTGGGCAAAAGGTTAAATTGGTACTCGCTGCCTGCACGTGGCAAAGACCCCATTTGATTGTTTTAGATGAACCTACGAATTACTTGGACAGAGATTCATTGGGTGCTCTTTCAAAAGCATTAAAAGCTTTTGAAGGTGGtgtcattattattacgCATTCGGCAGAATTTACTAAGAATCTGACTGACGAAGTTTGGGCGGTTAAGGATGGGAAAATGACACCCTCTGGCCATAATTGGGTTGCAGGACAAGGTGCTGGCCCaagaattgagaaaaaagaagaagagggTGATAAATTTGATGCTATGGGTAACAAGATTAATAGtgggaagaaaaaaagcaaactcTCTTCTGCAgaattgagaaagaaaaagaaggagagaatgaagaagaaaaaagagatgGGTGATGAATACGTTTCTTCTGATGAAGATTTTTAATTTGAAGTCGAGTACATCTCTTTCAGTGAGTAActtatatatttttgaagttaaCATccttattctttttttatatttttattttttttatgtttattttctattacTGATTTTCACAAagaaaggtaaaaaaaaacatactTCAGCGGCTATACAACCATATTTAAGTAAATGCACTCAGAGAAAGTATACAAGTAAAAAACCTAAGTAAAGACATAAATATCCCAAAATAATGCAAAAACTCCTCTTTGTCTTTTCTGTGTTATTGACAGTAGTACTAGCAACAGCACCATTTCAGGTACAATGTCCTAGCTCTCCACTTATTAGGGAGGCCAAAGTAAGTTAAACTCTTTGCCACTTTAACAAATATGGGCCAAAACTAACCGAATATACCAAAACTTCGTATTCCTTTGTTTATTAGCATGAACTCTGTCCAGAAGAAACCTTGtatctgaagaaaaaaaaaattaaaacgAAGAATAAACTGATTCAGTTTTTAAAATCCTTGACAGAGGCAAAGTTTAGTTCGAAGTTTTATAAACGCGTGTTGAAAGATCCTCCAAAAATTGGGATTGCTATATCTGGCGGCGGGTACAGATCCATGTTAGTAGGTACCGGATTTATTTCCCAAATGAACGATTATGGcctttttgaatattcGGATTATATTGCTGGATTATCAGGCGGAAGTTGGATCTTGATGGATTTGGTagttcaaaattttgaagtaAAATCCCTGCTACAAGAGTGGGACCTTGAAGAGGATCTTTTATTAGGCATACCGGAATTCGATATTtccgaagaagaaattgttaCCAATGCAAAAAAGGAgtataatgataatgatttgaagatgaagaagcgTCAGGGGGGTTCTCTGATTACAAgctcttcaaatttttatgaACAAATAGAGGAGATCATGAATTCCATAGAAGAAATCCCAGAAGACTATATGATAACGAAGAGAAACTTGAATCCATTAGCAAgactaaaaaaaatattctttcctAACAACACTTTCACTGGAACTGATGCGAAGATTGAAACCTTTAAAAAAGTGCTAGACTTTTACAAAAGTttgcatttgaaaattaaGCCTAAAAAAATGGAGGGTTTCCAAATATCGTTCACCGATTATTGGGGTAAAGCAATCGTTCAAagactaaaaaaaaatttcgaTGACGATCCCAACCATTCCTTTTCGTTTTCGAAGCTTGTAAACTCGtctaaaaaatttaagGAATGCAGTGTGCCGATCCCAATATTCGTTGCAAATTGCAAAAATGGACTTCTTTCAAACGttatatttgaatttaCGCCCTTTGAATTTGGATCTTGGGAAAATATCCTCAGACTTTTCGTCAAGTTGCCCTATTTGGGCTCAAAAATTGTTTCTGGAAAGGCCGAGAAGTGTATTAATAACTTTGATGATCTAGGTTTTATTACTGCGAcgtcttcttcaatattcAACAATGTgctcatcttcatctggAATTTGGCTTCTCAGTCCTCCAGAGAAGCAATGAAAGCTTTGAATATGGTTATGGGAATTTTTGGCCTAGGTAAAGAGGAAATATTTAGTATTTCGAAAGACTCCTCGAGATTAGAGACAGACTATGCCGTATATCAACCCAATCCCTTTTATCTTTATCCTGAAAAAGACAATGTCCTAACTAACAAAAATCATTTATACCTTGTAGACGGCGGAGAAGACGGCGAGAATATTCCACTCAGAACATTGGTGATTCCTGAAAGGGAACTAGATGTAATTTTTGTTCTGGATTCTAGTTCGGATATTGACAACTATCCAAACGGCTCCAAGTTAAAAAGGATATTCGAAAAATTAGATGAAGAGAACGTTCATTACCAATTTCCGAACAATGTAAAAACATTCACTCACCCCATTGTTATAGGATGCAATGCTACCAAAAGAACTGGACATGATTCATTTTTGCCAATTATAATTTATCATGCCAATGCGAATCATGGAAACGCATCTAATACGTCGACATTCAAAATAACTTACAATCAGTCTGAAGTTAGCAGTATGTTACCCACTGGAAGGGGAGTGTTTAGCAATGATTATGACCTTTATTATAAAAATTGCTTAGGCTGTATATTAACCAAAAGAACAATGGACAGGCtcccaagaaaaaagaaattttcgCCATTTTGCTTACAATGCTTTAAAGACTACTGTTACTCATAAGAGAGTAGACTTTTTCTGTGAAATTTAATGAGTTTTTGTTCAccttttttacttttcttctatGCCATATGGTTAAATAAAACATGGTTCAAACGcgattcttttttattatctaTGTCTTTATTATGTAGTCTTCACTATAATAACCGTTAATGAGCGACATAGTTGCATCAGTTTTTAAGGCCAATTTGATTCAGAACCTTTTCAAGTTCTTCACTTTCCATCTTATCCGAAGACGCGATCTGGTGGCATCTAATACTATGCTTCTCGAATATCgtttcatcaatttcaatttcaccATTTTTTAGGTAAACAATATCAGTAATAAAATCTTGCCATTCAAAGTCATCATTCTCTGAATGGACACCCTTAGATTGCCTATAGCCTGCTATTGCCCTACTCATAGAATCTATGATCATTTGAACGTAGTGTAAACCGTCTAAACCAAAAACCTCTCTAtcatatttattatttatgaGCAAAACTTTTTTCGTATTATTAGATTCCAAAATTACTTCAGCAAGATTACCAAGAATAAGGATTGGGAGTAAACTTGTCATTAAAGAACCGATAGAATAAACGACCATGTCAGCTTTTTTCACCTTGGAAATAGCTCTTGGATTTCCCATTGGTTTTATCTCTTCGCCATATGGGTTTATATACAATATCCTATGTACCGGAGCAGGTAGATTCTGTGATTCATCAAGCTTGTCAAAATGCAACTGGGAGTTTTTCAGTTCTGGAAGAATATAGATAGGATTGGCATACTCCTCTTCcgcttcttcttcctcatcgtCGAGgagaattttcaaatggTCGTCATAAGAGCCAAGTAAATGAATAAATTTAGCTGAATGTGCTATGCTATTATCTTTAGGAACAGATTTCGAGGGATGCGATATTTGTGATTGGCCAGTTATCATCTCACCATTCGTCAACAAAGCCGAGATATGATGTGTGTGATTGGTATTTATACATGGAATAACATGAACTAGAGGACTGCACCTTCCTATCCTCATCATTAGTTCAATAGATGCGTCTAGAGAACCTAAAAACAATCTAGCACCagttaagaaaaaatttccaatgGATGCACTCTCAAACTGAAATGGATTCGAgtgtttgatttttttcaagagtTCTGCTTGCATATGGATAATAAAAGAACGACACATTTCCTTAACTTCTATCgaaatatttttccatATGGGATGCGAACCTTCCACTATTTCATTCCATTCTTTCTTAGCTAATAACTTATCATTAGGTAGCCTATGGCCAAACAACTCGACAAGCTGTTCATCTTGAAGTAGTCTCACTATTCTAGATCTGATATCACCAATTGCTGGGCCACCAACTATTCGTAGAATTTCACTTGTGGACCCGCCATTATCTGATATTGGCAATATATACGTCAGCTCATGTCCTTTTAAGATAGAAATATTAGAAAAGCAAGGAGTCAATGAATTTGTGGCAGTCCCACCGGAGCACACAACGACGTTCATCTAGTAAACTATCTCACCACACTCTGCTATTTTGTCCCCTTATTACCTCGAGGGAACAAAAGATTCCGTTTCCTCTCTTTCATAGTCCGCCTAAATAGCTTAAGAAATAAACCCAAACATCACACATTAGCGTTCTTTAGGAAATACGAAACAGGTTAATACAACAGTAGTAACTTTCCACATAATATCTAAGCATTACACGCTGAAAAAAACTCTTTATTGGATATCAACAACCCAACACATTGTACGACATATTCTTTTATCGTTCTACTATGGTACCCTGTTCAAAtctctttttctaaaatgAGCGAAATTTTCGAAAATTATCgcataatttttcatcatcttaaattaaaaaaatacagtGTCCTCTATTGTTTATCTCAACAGAACGCACACATTCTTGAAACTTGCTCACATAACATAAGCTGGAGTGACATAgcatttatatatatacaaggGAAATGGTCAAAGCTGTTATTTTTACCGATTTCGACGGTACCGTTACTTTGGAAGATTCTAACGATTATCTGACCGATACTTTAGGTTTCggtaaggaaaaaagattaaagGTCTTCGAAGGCGTGTTAGATGATACTAAGTCTTTTAGGCAAGGTTTCATGGAAATGCTGGAATCCATCCACACCCCTTTCCCTGAGTGTATCAAGATcttagaaaagaaaattcgattgGATCCTGGTTTCAAGGATACATTCGAATGGgctcaagaaaatgatgtcCCTGTCATCGTTGTTTCCAGCGGAATGAAACCAATTATCAAGGTTTTATTGACCAGATTAGTTGGACAAGAGTCTATTCACAAAATTGACATTGTTTCCAATGAAGTGGAAATCGATGCACATGATCAATGGAAAATCATCTATAAGGATGAAAGTCCCTTCGGACATGACAAATCCAGAAGTATCGATGcttataaaaagaaatttgaatCTACCTTGAAAGCAGGTGAACAAAGACCCGTTTACTTTTACTGTGGTGACGGTGTTTCTGATCTAAGTGCTGCAAAAGAATGTGATTTGCTATTTGCCAAAAGAGGTAAAGATTTGGTCACTTATTgtaaaaaacaaaacgTCCCATTCCATGAATTCGATACCTTCAAAGACATCTTGGCTAGCATGAAACAAGTTCTGGCTGGTGAAAAGACAGTCGCTGAATTGATGGAAAATTAGTGCAAGACTCTTACGAAATATTAAAGTTTAATACCGTGTAACTGCCTCTTACATATGTATGCATATATACGTACGTactatatttttcttgtatatcttttttattgtctGAGAGAAAgaacatcaaaaaataaaggaagatCCTCCTCGGATTTAGCATGCTTAATGCCGAATCTTTAATACAAAACGAATGATATTTCAAGTATACTAATTAGAAATCAATCAAACATACCAAAAGGGACAGTAAAGAGAAAAGCAGGAGCTCTCTTTTAGGGGAAAAGTAAAATGTGATTAGTATTTCGTTGCGTGTACTAGTCAACTCTTCTTGTCATTCTTAAATTTACATTAATTACCCCAATTTTGCATCTTCGTATATAAGAGTGTTCCCCTTATAAGCTTTCTCCTGCACATACCTGCAGTAAACACAAGCAACACTTTAGAGATAGTTGTCCAAGTTAAAATGAGTAAAATTAAAGTTGTTCATCCCATCGTGGAAATGGACGGTGATGAGCAGACAAGAGTTATTTGGAAActtatcaaagaaaaattgatattGCCATATTTAGATGTGGATTTAAAATACTATGACCTTTCAATCCAAGAGCGTGATAGGACTAATGATCAAGTAACAAAGGATTCTTCTTATGCTACCCTAAAATATGGGGTTGCTGTCAAATGTGCCACTATAACACCCGATGAGGCAAGAATGAAAGAATTTAACCTTAAAGAAATGTGGAAATCTCCAAATGGAACAATCAGAAACATCCTAGGTGGAACTGTATTTAGAGAACCCATCATTATTCCAAAAATACCTCGTCTAGTCCCTCACTGGGAGAAACCTATAATTATAGGCCGTCATGCTTTTGGTGACCAATATAGGGCTACTGACATCAAGATTAAAAAAGCAGGCAAACTAAGGTTACAGTTTAGCTCAGATGACggtaaagaaaacatcGATTTAAAGGTTTATGAATTTCCTAAAAGTGGTGGGATCGCAATGGCAATGTTTAATACAAATGATTCCATTAAAGGGTTCGCAAAGGCATCCTTCGAATTAGCtctcaaaagaaaactacCGTTATTCTTTACAACCAAAAACACtattctgaaaaattatgaTAATCAGTTCAAACAAATTTTCGATAATTTGTTCGATAAAGAATATAAGGAAAAGTTTCAGGCTTTAAAAATAACGTACGAGCATCGTTTGATTGATGATATGGTAGCACAGATGCTAAAATCAAAGGGCGGGTTTATAATCGCCATGAAGAATTATGATGGCGATGTCCAGTCTGACATTGTGGCACAAGGATTTGGGTCTCTTGGTTTAATGACGTCCATATTGATTACACCTGATGGTAAAACGTTTGAAAGCGAGGCTGCCCATGGTACGGTGACCAGACATTTTAGAAAACATCAAAGAGGCGAAGAAACATCAACAAATTCAATAGCCTCAATATTTGCCTGGACAAGGGCAATTATACAAAGAGGAAAATTAGACAATACAGATGATGTTataaaatttggaaacTTACTAGA from Saccharomyces cerevisiae S288C chromosome XIV, complete sequence encodes:
- the PUB1 gene encoding Pub1p (Poly (A)+ RNA-binding protein; abundant mRNP-component protein that binds cell wall mRNAs; required for stability of many mRNAs; component of glucose deprivation induced stress granules, involved in P-body-dependent granule assembly; implicated in regulation of translation; carries Q/N-rich domain at C- terminus, identified as candidate prion; ribosome-bound Pub1p modulates stop codon decoding during translation termination), coding for MSENNEEQHQQQQQQQPVAVETPSAVEAPASADPSSEQSVAVEGNSEQAEDNQGENDPSVVPANAITGGRETSDRVLYVGNLDKAITEDILKQYFQVGGPIANIKIMIDKNNKNVNYAFVEYHQSHDANIALQTLNGKQIENNIVKINWAFQSQQSSSDDTFNLFVGDLNVNVDDETLRNAFKDFPSYLSGHVMWDMQTGSSRGYGFVSFTSQDDAQNAMDSMQGQDLNGRPLRINWAAKRDNNNNNNYQQRRNYGNNNRGGFRQYNSNNNNNMNMGMNMNMNMNMNNSRGMPPSSMGMPIGAMPLPSQGQPQQSQTIGLPPQVNPQAVDHIIRSAPPRVTTAYIGNIPHFATEADLIPLFQNFGFILDFKHYPEKGCCFIKYDTHEQAAVCIVALANFPFQGRNLRTGWGKERSNFMPQQQQQGGQPLIMNDQQQPVMSEQQQQQQQQQQQQ
- the PBI2 gene encoding Pbi2p (Cytosolic inhibitor of vacuolar proteinase B (PRB1); required for efficient vacuole inheritance; with thioredoxin forms protein complex LMA1, which assists in priming SNARE molecules and promotes vacuole fusion; protein abundance increases in response to DNA replication stress), giving the protein MTKNFIVTLKKNTPDVEAKKFLDSVHHAGGSIVHEFDIIKGYTIKVPDVLHLNKLKEKHNDVIENVEEDKEVHTN
- the HEF3 gene encoding translation elongation factor EF-3 (Translational elongation factor EF-3; member of the ABC superfamily; stimulates EF-1 alpha-dependent binding of aminoacyl-tRNA by the ribosome; normally expressed in zinc deficient cells; HEF3 has a paralog, YEF3, that arose from the whole genome duplication) → MSDSQQSITVLEELFRKLETATSETREGISSELSSFLNGNIIEHDVPEVFFDEFQKAIQSKQKALNTLGAVAYIANETNLSPSVEPYIVATVPSVCSKAGSKDNDVQLAATKALKAIASAVNPVAVKALLPHLIHSLETSNKWKEKVAVLEVISVLVDAAKEQIALRMPELIPVLSESMWDTKKGVKEAATTTITKATETVDNKDIERFIPKLIECIANPNEVPETVHLLGATTFVAEVTPATLSIMVPLLSRGLAERETSIKRKAAVIIDNMCKLVEDPQVVAPFLGKLLPGLKNNFATIADPEAREVTLKALKTLRRVGNVGEDDVLPEISHAGDVSTTLGVIKELLEPEKVAPRFTIVVEYIAAIAANLIDERIIDQQTWFTHVTPYMTIFLHEKTAKEILDDFRKRAVDNIPVGPNFQDEEDEGEDLCNCEFSLAYGAKILLNKTQLRLKRGRRYGLCGPNGAGKSTLMRSIANGQVDGFPTQDECRTVYVEHDIDNTHSDMSVLDFVYSGNVGTKDVITSKLKEFGFSDEMIEMPIASLSGGWKMKLALARAVLKDADILLLDEPTNHLDTVNVEWLVNYLNTCGITSVIVSHDSGFLDKVCQYIIHYEGLKLRKYKGNLSEFVQKCPTAQSYYELGASDLEFQFPTPGYLEGVKTKQKAIVKVSNMTFQYPGTTKPQVSDVTFQCSLSSRIAVIGPNGAGKSTLINVLTGELLPTSGEVYTHENCRIAYIKQHAFAHIESHLDKTPSEYIQWRFQTGEDRETMDRANRQINENDAEAMNKIFKIEGTPRRVAGIHSRRKFKNTYEYECSFLLGENIGMKSERWVPMMSVDNAWLPRGELIESHSKMVAEIDMKEALASGQFRALTRKEIELHCAMLGLDSELVSHSRIRGLSGGQKVKLVLAACTWQRPHLIVLDEPTNYLDRDSLGALSKALKAFEGGVIIITHSAEFTKNLTDEVWAVKDGKMTPSGHNWVAGQGAGPRIEKKEEEGDKFDAMGNKINSGKKKSKLSSAELRKKKKERMKKKKEMGDEYVSSDEDF
- the SPO1 gene encoding putative carboxylic ester hydrolase (Meiosis-specific prospore protein; required for meiotic spindle pole body duplication and separation; required to produce bending force necessary for proper prospore membrane assembly during sporulation; has similarity to phospholipase B) yields the protein MQKLLFVFSVLLTVVLATAPFQVQCPSSPLIREAKHELCPEETLYLKKKKIKTKNKLIQFLKSLTEAKFSSKFYKRVLKDPPKIGIAISGGGYRSMLVGTGFISQMNDYGLFEYSDYIAGLSGGSWILMDLVVQNFEVKSLLQEWDLEEDLLLGIPEFDISEEEIVTNAKKEYNDNDLKMKKRQGGSLITSSSNFYEQIEEIMNSIEEIPEDYMITKRNLNPLARLKKIFFPNNTFTGTDAKIETFKKVLDFYKSLHLKIKPKKMEGFQISFTDYWGKAIVQRLKKNFDDDPNHSFSFSKLVNSSKKFKECSVPIPIFVANCKNGLLSNVIFEFTPFEFGSWENILRLFVKLPYLGSKIVSGKAEKCINNFDDLGFITATSSSIFNNVLIFIWNLASQSSREAMKALNMVMGIFGLGKEEIFSISKDSSRLETDYAVYQPNPFYLYPEKDNVLTNKNHLYLVDGGEDGENIPLRTLVIPERELDVIFVLDSSSDIDNYPNGSKLKRIFEKLDEENVHYQFPNNVKTFTHPIVIGCNATKRTGHDSFLPIIIYHANANHGNASNTSTFKITYNQSEVSSMLPTGRGVFSNDYDLYYKNCLGCILTKRTMDRLPRKKKFSPFCLQCFKDYCYS